In Deltaproteobacteria bacterium, a genomic segment contains:
- a CDS encoding ABC transporter ATP-binding protein, producing the protein MAVIEMESLTKFYKKDFSKKKVCALNSLSLKINEGEVFGFLGPNGAGKSTTIKILIDLIRPTSGKVTIGGKKTSDMTVKRMIGYLPENPYFYDHLSAKELLKFGGRSCNMDSEAIKERSRELLEELDLTAAMKRPLRSYSKGMVQRAGLALSLIHNPGILIFDEPMSGLDPMGRIKVFNLILKLKEEGKTIFFSSHILHDIERLCDRAAILINGNLNRLVDVKKDLGRGDTLEKVFMEEVKKTGGIRE; encoded by the coding sequence ATGGCCGTCATAGAGATGGAATCGTTGACGAAATTCTATAAAAAGGATTTCAGCAAAAAAAAGGTTTGTGCCTTGAATTCCCTTTCCTTAAAAATCAATGAAGGAGAGGTTTTTGGTTTTCTCGGGCCAAATGGGGCCGGGAAAAGCACGACCATTAAAATCCTTATTGATCTTATACGCCCCACTTCAGGAAAGGTTACTATCGGAGGGAAAAAAACTTCCGACATGACTGTAAAAAGAATGATTGGATATCTTCCCGAAAATCCATATTTTTATGACCACCTGTCTGCAAAGGAGTTGCTCAAATTTGGTGGCAGAAGCTGTAATATGGATAGTGAGGCAATTAAAGAACGAAGCCGGGAACTCCTGGAAGAACTGGACTTAACGGCGGCAATGAAGAGGCCTCTCCGGTCCTATTCAAAAGGGATGGTGCAAAGAGCAGGGCTCGCCCTGTCCCTTATACACAATCCCGGTATATTGATTTTTGATGAGCCTATGAGCGGCCTTGATCCTATGGGGAGGATCAAGGTTTTTAACCTTATTCTCAAGTTGAAAGAGGAAGGAAAAACAATTTTCTTCAGTTCCCATATTCTGCACGATATTGAGCGGCTTTGTGACCGGGCAGCCATATTGATAAACGGCAACCTGAATCGGCTGGTAGATGTAAAAAAAGACCTTGGCCGGGGAGACACACTTGAGAAAGTTTTTATGGAAGAGGTGAAAAAAACAGGGGGTATTAGAGAATGA
- a CDS encoding ABC transporter permease yields the protein MRGILSLAYITFIEGIRSRALFGIFIMALLMFAVTVTLTNLFMRDIVKVAADLSLATISFSGLLMVIFIGNSLLSKDIDKRTIYMVISRPLSRTQYIWGKFAGIVMLVIAAVVFLGLISSLPVYFAGLTYENPEAIFKWTIYFSAIALIAMKLALIASVTIFFSSFTSTSFISLMLTIATYIIGASTETVKGFLDSRAGGVDISPLMGFVIKCVYYLFPNLATFDIKLQASHGLLLPEGYFIWALVYWFFYAGILVSAASLIMERREFP from the coding sequence ATGAGAGGTATATTAAGCCTTGCTTATATAACGTTTATCGAAGGGATAAGAAGCCGTGCCTTATTTGGTATATTCATCATGGCCCTCCTCATGTTTGCAGTGACAGTTACCTTGACGAATCTCTTTATGAGGGACATTGTAAAAGTTGCCGCAGATTTAAGCCTTGCCACTATTTCTTTTTCGGGGCTTTTGATGGTTATTTTTATTGGAAATAGCCTGCTCTCAAAGGACATAGATAAAAGGACCATATACATGGTTATCTCAAGGCCCCTTTCAAGGACCCAGTACATTTGGGGAAAGTTTGCCGGTATTGTCATGCTTGTTATTGCAGCCGTTGTGTTTCTTGGGCTCATATCATCGCTGCCTGTTTATTTTGCGGGACTGACTTATGAAAATCCAGAGGCGATTTTTAAATGGACAATCTATTTTTCAGCTATTGCTCTTATTGCAATGAAGCTCGCTCTGATTGCCTCTGTTACTATCTTCTTTTCTTCTTTTACATCGACATCCTTTATTTCTTTAATGTTAACTATCGCCACTTACATTATTGGCGCCAGTACGGAAACGGTTAAAGGTTTTTTGGATTCCAGGGCAGGCGGCGTCGATATTTCTCCTCTCATGGGATTTGTAATAAAGTGCGTTTATTATTTATTTCCAAACCTTGCCACCTTTGATATAAAGCTCCAGGCATCGCATGGCCTCCTCTTGCCGGAAGGCTATTTTATCTGGGCCCTGGTTTACTGGTTTTTTTATGCCGGCATCCTGGTTTCAGCAGCTTCTTTAATTATGGAAAGAAGAGAGTTCCCTTGA
- a CDS encoding DUF362 domain-containing protein, which produces MSEEKVSIVRCKTYKEELVSESLVKLLAPLGGIQTFINRGDKVLLKPNLLKAALPEKAITTHPALVEAVAREVQAAGGIVSIGDSPGIGKMDNVFEETGMTGVSLKTGAKLVEFKDSLDKKTCKGSNFKSLEISKDVMEADKIINLPKVKTHAQMYVTLGVKNCFGCIVGKRKPQWHYKAGVSREHFANLLLDIYNMVAPVLTIADGITAMEGNGPGSGDPRSVGLLFASSNAIAMDRVITEVLGLSQKEVPLFHAAIKRGFVSPHAGDTRIFGPAISELKISNFSPPEIIDLMFGPPFIRRYLKSAMTARPKVDHESCTLCMDCIKTCPVQVMSVKEKKIDILHDECINCFCCQEICPQGAITPRQGWLLKILRKKG; this is translated from the coding sequence ATGTCAGAAGAGAAGGTATCCATCGTCAGGTGCAAAACCTATAAGGAAGAGTTGGTCAGCGAAAGTCTGGTAAAGCTGCTTGCTCCTCTTGGGGGAATTCAAACCTTCATCAATAGAGGGGACAAGGTTCTGTTAAAACCTAACCTCTTAAAAGCGGCACTCCCTGAAAAAGCAATAACAACACATCCTGCTCTGGTTGAAGCGGTCGCCAGAGAAGTTCAGGCTGCGGGAGGCATTGTTTCCATCGGAGACAGCCCCGGTATCGGCAAGATGGATAACGTCTTTGAAGAGACAGGCATGACCGGCGTTTCCTTGAAGACAGGCGCAAAACTTGTTGAATTCAAAGACTCCCTTGACAAGAAAACATGCAAGGGCTCCAACTTTAAAAGCCTGGAAATTTCGAAAGATGTGATGGAGGCAGATAAAATCATCAACCTGCCAAAAGTCAAAACACATGCACAAATGTATGTAACTCTGGGCGTTAAAAACTGCTTCGGCTGTATTGTTGGAAAAAGAAAACCGCAATGGCACTACAAGGCGGGAGTTTCAAGAGAGCACTTCGCAAACCTTCTGCTTGACATTTACAACATGGTAGCCCCTGTCCTCACCATTGCAGACGGCATTACCGCTATGGAGGGGAATGGTCCGGGCAGTGGAGACCCCAGGAGTGTGGGCTTGCTTTTTGCGTCATCCAATGCCATTGCAATGGACAGGGTCATTACAGAAGTGCTGGGCCTTAGTCAAAAAGAAGTTCCGCTTTTCCATGCTGCCATAAAAAGAGGGTTTGTGAGCCCCCATGCAGGGGATACCCGGATTTTTGGCCCTGCCATTTCGGAACTGAAAATCAGCAATTTCAGCCCTCCTGAAATTATTGACCTCATGTTTGGTCCCCCTTTTATAAGGCGCTATTTAAAAAGTGCAATGACCGCCAGACCTAAAGTGGACCATGAAAGCTGTACATTATGCATGGATTGCATAAAGACATGTCCCGTTCAAGTTATGTCGGTTAAAGAAAAGAAAATTGATATCCTTCATGATGAATGCATTAACTGTTTCTGCTGCCAGGAAATCTGTCCTCAGGGCGCGATTACTCCCAGGCAGGGGTGGTTATTGAAAATATTAAGAAAAAAAGGGTAA
- a CDS encoding divergent polysaccharide deacetylase family protein, whose product MKKSRKSRKKKGNDNIKLLYFFLGVALLLGATLYFLGKEKLTSPYPPQQTAEIENNTVSAPPIQAEERTEGPPTPEVKGVTLPKLAIIIDDIGFTKRYTDLIAIKLPITYAIIPYTIHSVEAAADATRSGMEVILHLPMEPRDYPEKDPGRGGLLISMDESSIIKELTNNLDMVPHIKGVNNHMGSRFTEYARGMELVLGEIKKRGLFFIDSKTSYKSRAYSLAKKMNIKSAERNVFLDNVQTEDAIEKQLEKAVAIAREKGEAIAIGHPYPATISTLAKVAPGLKERGVELVFASSLAK is encoded by the coding sequence ATGAAAAAAAGCAGGAAAAGCAGAAAAAAAAAGGGCAATGACAATATAAAACTTCTCTATTTCTTTCTGGGAGTGGCGCTGCTTCTCGGCGCCACTCTTTACTTTCTCGGTAAAGAAAAGCTCACCTCTCCATACCCGCCTCAACAAACAGCTGAAATTGAAAACAACACAGTCTCAGCGCCACCCATACAAGCTGAAGAGCGAACTGAAGGGCCTCCAACGCCTGAAGTTAAAGGTGTTACTCTACCGAAGCTTGCCATAATCATCGATGATATTGGCTTTACAAAGCGCTATACAGACCTTATCGCCATCAAGCTTCCAATAACCTATGCAATCATTCCCTACACAATCCATTCTGTCGAGGCTGCAGCAGACGCTACCCGATCAGGGATGGAAGTAATACTGCACCTGCCCATGGAACCCAGGGATTACCCGGAAAAAGACCCCGGCAGGGGGGGACTGCTAATATCCATGGATGAGAGCAGCATCATCAAAGAACTAACTAACAACCTTGATATGGTGCCTCATATTAAAGGTGTCAATAATCACATGGGATCACGGTTTACCGAATATGCCAGGGGCATGGAACTGGTCCTTGGCGAGATAAAAAAGAGGGGTCTGTTTTTTATAGACAGCAAGACCTCCTACAAGTCCAGGGCTTATTCTCTCGCTAAAAAGATGAACATAAAAAGCGCTGAAAGGAACGTATTTCTCGATAATGTTCAGACAGAGGATGCAATAGAAAAACAGTTGGAAAAAGCTGTTGCCATTGCCAGAGAAAAAGGGGAAGCCATTGCAATAGGCCACCCTTATCCGGCAACTATCTCAACGCTGGCAAAAGTAGCGCCGGGGCTAAAAGAAAGAGGAGTGGAACTCGTTTTTGCATCCAGCCTGGCAAAATGA
- a CDS encoding S41 family peptidase, with protein sequence MKLFLNYLRNTLLVAIALIIALNMGALISGPISAKQSDDPYKNLKVLVDAISIVQKNYVEDVEKKELIYGAINGMLSSLDPHSSFMPPESFKEMQVETKGKFGGVGIEITMKEGVLTVVSPIEDTPAFRAGISAGDIIIKIDNVPTKGMTILDAVKRMRGKKNTKVVLTIYREGEPEPIDFPIVRAIIKIKSVKSEVLDDSYGYVKVTQFQERTTGDLKKALNQIEKKTEKIKGLILDLRNNPGGLLDQAVKVSDLFLSAGLIVYTDGRMEAQKMKFYATEAGTEPKYPIVVIVNAGSASASEIVAGALQDTGRGLILGTKTFGKGSVQTILPMEDGSGIRITTARYYTPNGRSIQAEGITPDLIIDKMESPVEKKHLVIREKDLKNHMKNGNDKENGDNNKENESKKQSDNQIKSALDILKSWEIFMKGMQRTS encoded by the coding sequence ATGAAGCTTTTTCTCAATTATTTAAGAAATACCTTGTTGGTTGCTATTGCGCTGATTATAGCGCTCAATATGGGGGCCTTAATATCAGGGCCTATTTCAGCAAAACAATCAGACGACCCTTATAAAAACCTGAAGGTGCTTGTCGATGCCATTTCCATTGTTCAGAAAAACTACGTCGAAGACGTTGAAAAGAAGGAGCTCATTTACGGCGCCATTAATGGAATGCTTTCCTCTCTTGATCCTCACTCATCCTTTATGCCCCCCGAGAGTTTCAAGGAAATGCAGGTTGAAACGAAAGGAAAGTTTGGGGGAGTAGGCATCGAAATAACGATGAAAGAAGGGGTCCTTACCGTTGTATCTCCCATCGAGGATACCCCCGCTTTTCGGGCAGGCATATCAGCAGGAGACATTATTATCAAAATAGATAACGTTCCTACCAAGGGCATGACTATATTGGATGCCGTTAAAAGGATGAGAGGCAAAAAGAATACTAAAGTTGTACTGACGATCTACAGAGAAGGTGAGCCGGAACCGATTGATTTCCCGATTGTGCGAGCTATAATAAAAATAAAGAGTGTAAAAAGTGAAGTTCTTGATGATAGCTATGGTTATGTGAAAGTAACGCAATTCCAGGAAAGAACAACGGGTGATCTTAAAAAAGCATTAAATCAAATAGAGAAAAAAACGGAAAAAATAAAAGGCTTGATCCTTGACCTTAGAAACAATCCCGGAGGACTTCTTGACCAGGCAGTCAAGGTATCTGACCTCTTTTTGTCTGCCGGACTCATCGTCTATACCGATGGACGAATGGAAGCACAGAAGATGAAATTCTATGCCACTGAAGCCGGCACAGAACCCAAATACCCCATTGTAGTTATTGTAAATGCCGGAAGCGCCAGTGCATCAGAGATTGTGGCGGGGGCGCTGCAAGATACGGGGAGAGGGCTTATACTGGGCACAAAAACATTCGGGAAGGGTTCAGTTCAAACAATTCTCCCCATGGAAGACGGTTCGGGAATCAGAATTACGACTGCCAGATATTATACGCCAAATGGCAGATCCATCCAGGCAGAAGGCATAACGCCCGACCTGATCATAGACAAAATGGAAAGCCCTGTCGAAAAAAAGCATCTTGTTATCAGGGAAAAAGACCTGAAAAATCACATGAAGAATGGCAATGACAAAGAGAATGGTGATAACAATAAAGAAAATGAATCAAAAAAGCAGAGCGACAACCAGATTAAATCAGCCCTTGACATCCTGAAAAGCTGGGAAATCTTCATGAAGGGGATGCAGCGCACCTCCTGA
- a CDS encoding cytochrome c3 family protein translates to MKRALFSSVVCLLVFFLFPFLSYSDELPVGGSGDIVEVLYPMENSLVSMELSHLIAVVTDTRGAYAVIRVNRHITPVIDMTTEEYRKLLRRNLIIRLYLLPGENEVVITLKDVDGNILGNKSLKIFYRSRLGNVSSSIPSLYREKPMHFPENEIVCKSCHKMTADPLVDIDPEKKYDLFCNRCHDSAFADDKPHGSVEWKCLVCHKYAGEPKYRLKDDDGKFCADCHSDALARFTMMSSVHPDVEQVKCLSCHANHNSEDGFIAQSVNELCFDCHQEVYRGSHITSGHTLKARKDPSREGKEFNCLSCHDPHSSDVEMLLKFPRGMTMCAKCHSK, encoded by the coding sequence TTGAAGAGAGCTCTCTTTTCTTCTGTTGTTTGCCTGCTTGTTTTTTTTCTTTTTCCATTCCTTTCTTATTCAGATGAGTTGCCTGTTGGTGGTAGTGGTGATATTGTAGAGGTTTTGTACCCCATGGAAAATTCTCTTGTCTCTATGGAGTTGAGTCATTTAATCGCTGTTGTTACCGATACGAGGGGAGCCTACGCTGTTATTCGGGTTAACAGGCATATTACGCCGGTAATTGATATGACGACTGAAGAGTATAGGAAGCTTCTTCGCAGAAACCTCATTATTCGTCTTTATCTTTTGCCGGGAGAGAATGAGGTTGTAATAACTCTGAAAGATGTTGATGGGAATATTCTGGGAAATAAAAGTTTGAAAATCTTTTACAGGAGCAGGCTTGGCAATGTATCTTCTTCTATTCCTTCCCTCTATAGAGAAAAGCCGATGCATTTTCCTGAAAATGAAATCGTATGTAAAAGCTGTCATAAAATGACCGCTGATCCCCTGGTAGATATTGATCCGGAAAAAAAATATGACCTCTTTTGTAATCGGTGCCATGATTCGGCATTTGCCGACGATAAACCGCATGGCTCGGTAGAGTGGAAGTGTCTTGTTTGCCATAAATATGCAGGTGAGCCAAAGTACCGGCTTAAAGATGACGATGGAAAGTTTTGTGCTGATTGCCATAGTGATGCCCTTGCCCGGTTTACAATGATGAGTTCCGTCCATCCCGATGTGGAGCAAGTTAAATGTCTGTCTTGTCACGCAAACCATAATTCAGAAGATGGATTTATTGCGCAGTCTGTTAATGAACTTTGTTTTGATTGTCATCAAGAAGTTTATAGAGGCAGCCATATTACCTCCGGACATACATTGAAGGCAAGAAAAGACCCGTCAAGAGAGGGGAAAGAGTTTAATTGTCTCAGCTGTCATGATCCGCATTCGTCGGATGTGGAAATGCTTTTAAAATTTCCCCGGGGCATGACTATGTGTGCAAAATGCCACTCAAAGTGA
- a CDS encoding 6-bladed beta-propeller, which produces MSLIRPWGIAASQYDKVYVGDTQRSQVLVFDMVKQDVYVMGAGRYANLFSALMGVAVDSAGNIYASDSQKNQIYVFTKDEKPLINIGDDTLLSWPVGIVVDDERNRLYVANNHHHNIAVFDLSGKHLFNVGRRGKMPGYLNFPTDVDVDSKGNIVVADSMNARVQIFSPDGQYLKHFGKRGDGISDFEIIKGIAVDRATDNIYVTDGKGNDFKIFNSEGESLLSIGGMHSVKRRRDEAPGGFLLPQDIEIDKSGRIYVVDSLNARFQVFKIIDDQWLKEKPLKDFGTKIE; this is translated from the coding sequence TTGAGTCTTATCCGGCCATGGGGAATTGCCGCTAGTCAGTATGACAAGGTTTACGTCGGCGATACCCAGCGAAGCCAGGTGCTGGTTTTCGATATGGTGAAGCAGGACGTCTATGTGATGGGTGCGGGGCGCTATGCAAATCTCTTTAGCGCTCTTATGGGAGTTGCTGTCGATTCAGCGGGCAATATTTACGCCTCCGACTCACAAAAGAATCAGATTTACGTTTTTACAAAAGATGAAAAACCGCTAATCAATATCGGGGATGATACTCTCCTTAGCTGGCCTGTCGGGATTGTTGTCGATGACGAGAGAAACCGGCTTTATGTGGCTAATAATCACCATCATAATATTGCCGTTTTTGATCTTAGCGGAAAACATCTCTTTAATGTGGGGCGGCGAGGAAAAATGCCGGGATATCTGAATTTTCCTACCGATGTTGATGTTGATTCAAAGGGTAATATAGTTGTTGCTGATTCCATGAATGCCAGAGTGCAGATCTTTAGCCCTGATGGGCAATACCTGAAGCATTTTGGCAAGCGAGGTGACGGGATTAGTGACTTTGAAATAATCAAGGGGATTGCAGTTGACAGGGCTACCGATAATATATATGTAACCGATGGAAAGGGAAATGACTTTAAAATTTTCAATAGTGAAGGGGAGTCGCTTCTTAGTATAGGGGGGATGCATTCTGTTAAGAGAAGACGAGATGAGGCGCCCGGTGGCTTTCTTCTGCCTCAGGATATAGAGATTGATAAAAGTGGCCGGATCTATGTTGTTGATTCTTTAAACGCACGCTTTCAGGTTTTTAAAATTATTGATGATCAATGGTTAAAAGAAAAACCGCTGAAGGATTTTGGCACTAAAATTGAATAG